TAGCCCAGGGTCCGCACGTCCAGCCCCTCCGAGCGCAGCCGCGCGATGCGCGTCTCCACCATGCCGGAGCCGTACCAGCTCTGCCCCACCAGCACGAGCGTGAAGGGCCGGCCGCGCGCGCGCAGCCGCTCCTGCGCGTCCAGCACCAGGGACACGTTCTTGCGCACGTCGAGCGAGCCCGCGTACAGCACGTAGTCCTTGGGCAGGCTCAACGCGGCGAGGAAGTCCTCGCCCGCGGCGTCCAGCGTGCCAGCGTTCACGTGGTCCACGCCATTGGGCACCACCACGGCGCGAGGCTCCACCTGGGGGAAGCGGCGCAGCAGGTCCTGGCGCGTGCGTTCGCTGACGCACAACAGGCGGTCCGCGAGCATCAGGCTGCGCGCGAGCCACAGCCGGAACTGCCAGCGGAACGCGGTGGACACCGTGTCCGGCATGTCCAGGGGCACCAGGTCGTGCACGGTGAGCACGTACGCGGTGCCGGGCGTCCTGCGCAGGGGCAGGTTGAAGTTGCCGAGCGCGTGGTAGACGGCCGGCGACGAGTCCTTCAGCCGCTTCGGCAGCGTGGCCAGCGTCCACGCCGTCCGCTTCTGGACGCCCCGCGGGTGTTCGCCGGAGCTGCGCGCGCCCATCCGGTCCAGGCGGACGCCCTGGGCCTCAAGGGCCTCCGCGAGGCAGCGGGTATACAGGCCGATGCCGGTGGTGGGCTCGTCCCAGAGGGTGGCGTCGAGGGCGATGGGTCCAGGGGTCGACACGGGCCGCCTCATACCATGCCCCTGTGGTACACACGGCCCCGCATGGCGGTCCACCAGTTGATCCCGAGCTTCGGCCCCGGTGATGCCTCCGGTCAGGCCGCGCTGCACCTGCAACTCCTGCTGCGCCGCATGGGGCACGCGGGGGACATCTACGCCGAGGAGGTCGGCGGAGGACTGGAGGGCCTTGCCCGCCACGTCTTCACGCTGCGTCCCAAGCCAGACGACCTGGTCCTGTACCACCACGGCATCGCGTCCCCGCTGAGCGGGCGGCTGATGCACCTGGAGTGCAAGAAGGGCGTGGTGTTCCACAACATCAGCCCCGCGCGCTTCTACCGGGGCACGCCGCTGGAGCACGCGCTGGTAGCGGGCCGCGCGCAGGTCGCGGCGATGGCGCCCTTCCTGGACGTGTCCATCGGGGACTCGGACTTCAACTGCGCGGAGCTGCGCGTCGCGGGCCACCGCAACGTGCACACCGTGCAGCTCTTCATCGAACCGGAGCGCTTCGCCGCGTCGGGCGCGGATCCGAAGAAGCTCGCGGAGCTGTCCGGGCCCGGCCCCACCCTGGTGTCGGTGAGCCGGGTGATGCCGCACAAGCGCTTCGAGGATCTGCTCGCGCTGCACCGGGAGCTCCTGCGGATCCGCCCCCAGGCGCGGCTGCTGCTCGTGGGCGGCTACGAGCCGGGCAGCCGCTACTTCAAGCTGCTCCAGCGCGAGATGAAGGACCTGCGCGGGGTGCACTTCCTGGGGCGCCTGTCGCACCCGGAGCTGGTGGCCGTGTACCGCTCCGCGTCCGTGTTCGTCTCCATGAGCGAACACGAGGGCTTCAGCGTCCCCATCATCGAGGCCATGGCGTCGCAGGTGCCGGTGCTCGCGTACGCGGCGGCGGCGGTGCCGGAGACGATGGGCGGCGCGGGCATCGGGTTCGACCAGAAGCGCTACGCGTTCCTCGCGGAGCTGGCGGTGGACCTGACCGAGGACCGGGAGCTGCGCCGCTCCGTGCTCGAAGGACAGGCGCGACGGCTCCAGCACTTCTCCCCCACCGCCGCGCAGGTGTCGCTGGCGCGCGCGCTCCAGGGCGTGGTGGCCCCGCCGCCCCGTCCTCGCAAGGCCCCGGCGAAGCGGCCGCGCGTGGCGCTGGTGGTGCAGCGCTACGGAGAGGTGACGGGCGGTGCGGAGAGCCACGCCGCGCAGGTGGCCGAACACCTGGCGCCCCACTGGGACGTCACGGTGCTGACGACCTGCGCGAAGAACCACCTGACGTGGGAGAACGCCTTCCCTCCCGGCGAGGACCGGGTGGGCCGGACGAAGGTGCTGCGCTTCCCGGTGACGCGCACGCGCAACATCCACGCCTTCAACGGCCTGTCACGGCAGGTGTTCGACCGGGCCAACGAACGGCTGCGCGAGGAGCAGTGGGTGGCCGAGCAGGGGCCGCTGAGCCCCGGGCTCATCGAGCACCTGGCCGCCACGCAGGACGCATACGACGGGTATCTCTTCTTCACGTATCTCTACGCGCCCACGGTGTGGGGGCTGCCGCTGGTGGCGGACCGCGCGATGCTGGTGCCCACCGCGCATGACGAGCCGCCCATCCGCTTCGGCGTCTACGGGGACGTGTTCAACCGCCCCCGCGTGTTGATGTGCAACACGCCGGAGGAGATCACCATGCTGGAGCGCTTCCACCCGGAGCACGCGCGGGCGCGGGTGGTGGGCGTGGGCGTGGAGGCGCTGCCAGCGGTGCCGGACCGCTTCCGGGCGAAGTACGGCGTGCACGGCCGCTACCTGCTCTACGTGGGCCGGCTGGAGCCGGGCAAGGGCGTGCCGGACCTGCTGACGTTCCACCGCAAGCTGCGCGCGGGCTACCAGGATGCTCCGGAGCTGGTGCTCGCGGGCGAAGCACACATGGACGTGAGCGGCGAGGGCGTGCGGCACGTGGGGCGCATCTCCGAACAGGACAAGCACGACGCGCTGGCCGGAGCGCTGGCGGTGGTGGTGCCGTCGAAGTTCGAGAGCCTGTCGCTCCTGACGCTGGAGGCGTTCGCGCAGGGGACGCCGGTGTTGGTGAACGGGCACTCGGACGTACTGGTGGGACAGGTGGAGCGCAGCGGCGCGGGCCGGGTGTACCGGGGGCTGGCGTCGTTCATCGAAGGGCTGCGCGAGGTGGGCGAGGCCCGGGACGCGATGGGCCAGCGGGCCCGCATCTACGCGCAGCGGCACACGTGGCCCCAGGTGGTCGCGGCGTACCGGGAAGAAATGGCGCGCATCGTCGAGGAGACACACCGATGAAGCTGCTCGGACGGGACATTCCCACGGGGGCCCTGGTGGCCCGCATCGAGGAGCGGCTGCGCGTGCGCGGCCTGCCCACGTCGGAGGCGGCGCAGGTGCCGGACGACGGCGTGGAGCCGCGCGTGGATCCGCTGTCGTTCAACATGCACGCGCTGGAGGACAATGCGGACACGACGCGCGCCCTGCCGCTGCACACGCACCGAGGGGGGGCGGGCCGGGTGGTGCTGCTGGCCAAGTGGGCCTTCCGCAAGTCGTGCCAGGTGTTGATCAACGAGACCCTGGGCAGGCAGCGCGTGTTCAACGGGCTGGTGCGCGACTCGTACGCCCAGCTCTCCGCGGAGGTCCTGAGGCTGCGCCGAGAGGTCGACATGCTGAGGGCCCAGGCCGCGCGCGCACCGCAGGTCGAAGCCCCCCGGCCGCCCAAGCTCGCCCCAGACACCGGCTCCGAGCGTCCGCCGAAGCCGCCGCCGCACGGGGAGCACGCCCGTCCTCCCAAGCCGCCCCCCGATATCGATTACGGACGGCCTCAGAAGCCGCCGCACGGGGAGCACGCCCGTCCTCCCAAGCCGCCCCCCGCTATCGACTCCGGACGGCCTCCGAAGCCGCCGCACGGCGAGCACACCCGTCCGCCCGAGGCCGGACCGGGTCGCTCCCGCCCAGGAGACAAGGCCCGAAAGCAGGCCCGTGCCTCCTCTCCCGAGCCGGGGCAACAGGCTGCCTCGCGAAGCCCCGTGCACTCCACGCCGCCACGGTCCGTCGCTGCTCGCGGAACCCCCGCGCCCACCTCCCGTCCGTCAGGGCGAGCCCCGCGTGAGCCCACCGCATCCGCGCCCCGCCCGTCGAAGCCTCCTCGCGCGCCCCTGGAGCAGACGCCTCGCCCGGAGGGGGGCGCGGCCCCAGCCGCTTCGCGCCGCTCCCGTGCGAAGCGGGGCGGCGCGAAGAAGCCCTGACGACGAAGCGCGCCCCCGTCAGGGGAAGCGATAGACCGTCACGTAGCCGTCCTGGTGCACCAACACGCCCCCCAGCTCGTCCTCGATGAACCGGTGACGGATGGGGTGGAAGAGGTGCGTCACGTACCACTTGAAGTGGTGCTCCTTCAGGTAGCGCCGCATCTCCTCGCGCTCCTGCGGAGAGACGGTGCCGAACGCGTTGCGCATCCCTTCCGCCGCGCGAATCAGCCGCGAGTCCACCATCGCTGACTCGCGCACCGGCAGCCGGGACAGCCGCGCGAAGGACACCGGCTTGCCGTGGTAGATCTGCTCCCACTGCCCCTGGACGTTGTCCGTCAGCACCGCCGCGGGCATCGGCGCGTCGCGAATCTCGTCGAACACCTGCGGCAACCGAGGCACCGGGGGGACCGGCATCAGGAGGCCCCGGTACTCCACGTTCGGCACCAGCGCCACCGCGAGCGCCACCGCCACGCCCAGCCGCGCATCCCGCCGGGACGCCCACGCGCCCGCATGCGCCGCCGCGAACGCCACCAGCACCGCCAACGCCAGGAACGTGAGCAGCACGAAGCGCATCGGCATGCCGCCCCGTGAGAACAGCGGCACCACCTGCTTGAACACCACGTACGGCATCGGGATCTGGACCTTGAGGGGCACGTTGAACGCCGTCAGCGGCTCCGACAGCGCCAGCCAGATCGACACCGCCATCAGCAGCAACACGTCCCGCCGCCACACCCGCTCACGCCAGGCCGGCATCAGCGCCACGGCCACGAAGAGGGCGATGAGCAGCACCACCGGCGACACCCGGTCCTCCATGCCGATGTTGAGCACCGTGCCCATCGACAGCACGGCGAACCCCAGCCCCAGCCCCAACCACCGGCGCCCGTCCGGGACTCCGCGCCACAGCGCGAAGACGGCCAGCAGCGGCGTCACCCACCCCACGAAGGTCCCGGACTCCTCCGCGTTGCCAGACATCTTCGCGCGCAGGAGATCCTGGGCGAAGGCGCGGGCCTTCTCGGGCACCTCCGTCATCCACGCCGAGCGCGTATCCGGAATGAAGAACGCATACAGGTCCGTGAAGTAGTCGGAGTCGCCGTGGTGGATCTGCAGCGGGGCGGGAAAGGCATGGAGCAGCAGCGGCACCATGGGCGGCACGCACGCGAGCCCCGCGGCCACCCCCGCCACCACCGCGCGCCGCACGACCGGATCCTTCCACGTGTCCACGGAGAACAGCGGCCCCCGCTTCCACCGCTCCGCCACCACCCACAGCAGCGAGAAGAGCGCGATGTAGACGAGGTAGTAGTAGTCACACAGCAGCACGTACAGCGCGCACAGCGCCAGCCCCACCAGCCACTTGCGCTTGCCCTCGTCCAACCAACGGAAGAAGCAGAGCAGGTACAGCGGCAGCCCCTCCAGCGCGGAGAGGTTCAGGTGCGCGATGGCGTGGTCCAGGTGGTAGCGCGAGAAGTTGAACACGCACGCGCCCGCCAGCGCCGCCGCCGCCGAAAGCCACGGCCCGTGGCCCGCGCGCTCCAGCAGGTAGCGCAGCAGCAGCCACGACGTGTACCCCGTCAGCACGAACGAGCCGAACAGCACGACGTTGTACGCCGTCTCCACCGGCATCCACGGCAGCAGCACGACCCCCCAGAGCGTCTTCGCGGGCGCGAGCGTGTGCCAGTACAGCTCCGCCCCCAGCGGCCAGTGCAGCAGCGGCGCGAAGAACGGATTCTGCGGCTGCACCCAGAGCGCCTGGCGCATCCACCACAGGTGCCACATGTTCATGTAGACGTCTTCGCGCCCGCCCAGGACGAAGCCCTTCAGGTGCGACAGCAAGGGCCAGGTGTGGAACACCGACAGCGCGAAGAACGCGAGCAGCACCAGCGGGTGGAGCACCCGCCGCATCAAGGGGGACATAGGGCGCGGAGGGGACTCAGAGGGGCCGTTCGGCGGCCATCAGCATGTTGTCGCCCAGGTTGAACGGGATGGACCAGTTGGACGGCACGCCCCGCCGCATCAACTCCAGCACCGGCGCCGCGGGCGTGAAGCTCGCGCCCACCTTCCGCAGCAGGTAGTCCGCGGAGATGATGTGCGTGTACGTCCGGACGTCCGAGACGTGGAAGCCCACCTCCTCCAGCAGCATCGCCAGGGTGCGGCGGCCGAAATAGAACAGGTGCATGTCCATCAGCCACGGCCACTGCCCGCCCAGCACGCGCGCCAGCAGGCTGCCCGCGTCGATGGTGGACAGGTAGATGCGGCCACCGGGGCGCACCAGCTTCAGCGCCGCCTTCAGCTCCTCGCGCGGATCCGCGAAGTGCTCCACCACGTCCCACAGCGTCACCACGTCGTACTGGAGCCCCCTCGCCGCCAGCTCCTTCAGGGGCACCCCATGCACGGTGAAGCCCAGGCTCCGCGCGTTGCCGGCCGCCCAGCGCGACAGCTCCAGCCCCTCCGGGCGGAAGCCCGCCTCGCGCGCCACATCCAGGAAGTAGCCACAGTAGGCGCCCACATCCAGCAGCGTGCGCCCCTGGGCGGGCCCCAGCTCGCGCAGCACGCGGCGGAAGGTGTGGTAGCGGTTGTCCTTCTCCGCGACGTAGAGCGGATCCTCCACGTCCTGGTACGCTTGGAGCAGCGCGTCCGGGGCCTGGATGGGCCACTGGAACATCATCCCGCAGTCCTCGCAGCCCCAGATGGGCGGGTGGCTCCGGTGGCCAAAGGACGTGCAGTTGTAGGCCGCCGCCCCCTCGGGTTGGGCGCCGCCCCGCGCCCGGTGCCGCAGCCGCAGGCGCCCTCCCTTGCACAGATAGCAGGCGTCCGGCACGGGGGTGAGGTGGGGTTCGGCGGCGCGCCGGGCTGCGTTGTCCATCATGGCGGCGCACCGTAGCCCCAAGGGCCCACCGCCTCAACACGTCGGAAGGGACAAGCCCGGCCAATGGCGTCCATCGCGCCATGGCCCTGCCGGACCGT
This region of Corallococcus silvisoli genomic DNA includes:
- a CDS encoding glycosyltransferase family 4 protein, which codes for MAVHQLIPSFGPGDASGQAALHLQLLLRRMGHAGDIYAEEVGGGLEGLARHVFTLRPKPDDLVLYHHGIASPLSGRLMHLECKKGVVFHNISPARFYRGTPLEHALVAGRAQVAAMAPFLDVSIGDSDFNCAELRVAGHRNVHTVQLFIEPERFAASGADPKKLAELSGPGPTLVSVSRVMPHKRFEDLLALHRELLRIRPQARLLLVGGYEPGSRYFKLLQREMKDLRGVHFLGRLSHPELVAVYRSASVFVSMSEHEGFSVPIIEAMASQVPVLAYAAAAVPETMGGAGIGFDQKRYAFLAELAVDLTEDRELRRSVLEGQARRLQHFSPTAAQVSLARALQGVVAPPPRPRKAPAKRPRVALVVQRYGEVTGGAESHAAQVAEHLAPHWDVTVLTTCAKNHLTWENAFPPGEDRVGRTKVLRFPVTRTRNIHAFNGLSRQVFDRANERLREEQWVAEQGPLSPGLIEHLAATQDAYDGYLFFTYLYAPTVWGLPLVADRAMLVPTAHDEPPIRFGVYGDVFNRPRVLMCNTPEEITMLERFHPEHARARVVGVGVEALPAVPDRFRAKYGVHGRYLLYVGRLEPGKGVPDLLTFHRKLRAGYQDAPELVLAGEAHMDVSGEGVRHVGRISEQDKHDALAGALAVVVPSKFESLSLLTLEAFAQGTPVLVNGHSDVLVGQVERSGAGRVYRGLASFIEGLREVGEARDAMGQRARIYAQRHTWPQVVAAYREEMARIVEETHR
- a CDS encoding glycosyltransferase family 4 protein is translated as MRRPVSTPGPIALDATLWDEPTTGIGLYTRCLAEALEAQGVRLDRMGARSSGEHPRGVQKRTAWTLATLPKRLKDSSPAVYHALGNFNLPLRRTPGTAYVLTVHDLVPLDMPDTVSTAFRWQFRLWLARSLMLADRLLCVSERTRQDLLRRFPQVEPRAVVVPNGVDHVNAGTLDAAGEDFLAALSLPKDYVLYAGSLDVRKNVSLVLDAQERLRARGRPFTLVLVGQSWYGSGMVETRIARLRSEGLDVRTLGYQTPAIFYALMRRAALFVFPSRYEGFGLPPLEAMRLGTPTVVSTAGSLPEVCGEAAPAVDPDDAEGLAAVIDRLLRSPGERRALSEAGLRQAARFTWARTAELTRAAYDAALHHR
- a CDS encoding class I SAM-dependent methyltransferase, giving the protein MMDNAARRAAEPHLTPVPDACYLCKGGRLRLRHRARGGAQPEGAAAYNCTSFGHRSHPPIWGCEDCGMMFQWPIQAPDALLQAYQDVEDPLYVAEKDNRYHTFRRVLRELGPAQGRTLLDVGAYCGYFLDVAREAGFRPEGLELSRWAAGNARSLGFTVHGVPLKELAARGLQYDVVTLWDVVEHFADPREELKAALKLVRPGGRIYLSTIDAGSLLARVLGGQWPWLMDMHLFYFGRRTLAMLLEEVGFHVSDVRTYTHIISADYLLRKVGASFTPAAPVLELMRRGVPSNWSIPFNLGDNMLMAAERPL